The proteins below are encoded in one region of Bremerella sp. P1:
- a CDS encoding c-type cytochrome, giving the protein MRHFAFAFTFALLLSFGISGPLLAQFEEDFRSGLITTIQGSDGSNCVRIDPTISFNWQRGAPDIRVSDGKFSARWDGLLLSRTSGNYTLYAYVCGKVRIQLEGQIVLEANTKTPQWVAGKPLAMKFDWHPLQIDFAKTQPDAQLRLFWAGPDFPLEPISAEYFYHDIDKTIEQPFNRGRELIAGYRCTSCHDVQQQPPAVKAPSLAKLDGNLSESWLRTWLSSDEKETDTLRRMPHFDLSDDDVKAVAEYLMSESQPRGKAKDLPVKGSAASGQNLVLSLGCTACHKVGELGRADVMGGPNLTDIAVKRPKEFFATWLKDPAKLNPDHRMPVYDLNDKQRDDITAFLVTLTKDRSIAKTPVRGFNDLLVQRGREVVAANRCNTCHTLPGDSKQASHTLQVALAPGNLWQAGCMDQPNPQKGQPGYRLPKEDQEAIATYIREVSRAKHAKSDTPDAAWVLTKNNCFACHPRGTNLGLNKTAKEVTDAHANLASQLPAMVPPSLNSIGDKLHDEALLAAIRRSEGNHRPWLKVQMPKFQLSAEEQQALVNYFVTQDRIPDNAPASLEIPELEGLAATVAGSRLVTTDGFGCTSCHQVGKMIPPKAPLNAKGPDLSMLGKRIREPWFYRWVHDPARIVPRMEMPSVKLPVQGVLDNNVDTQLAAVWKVLNTPDFTPPKPDPVRIVRFNGTRSETSRPIVLTDVIKLSDKDVLVKPLLVGLPNRNNVLYDLESGKLLQWWVGDVARQRSEGKTWHWEIGARGLLTDVRQQPEIRLLVDKKDTPPEPARDGQFITRFNELRYEEDKLIWSHTLHFVHGSDEYAIEVVETWQPIWTEDGKPINGFHRTMQFQNVPEGGSIVLHLPQETLAGALLRDRNSIDDQPAQRFEAGNISFDIKKQPNIFYGDDATVWLRPGENRTIDMTVRLDLPGETLAEQPPVPVRKSNAVSLDIVPGWSATRLPITTEMMPIAMDWQPDGALIAGSLKGRLWKLIDTDGDGLEDTYSQFGDEYAAPYGIRAYDKYVDVVNKYALLRLWDQDGDGVVEKVTNLSHGWGHTDDYHDWVVGLPRDEEGNYYLAIPCQQDKRTAEAAALRGTVLKLIPDTLDPVEQSFRIEELTAGHRFPMGIARNNRGELYVTDNQGNFNPFNELNHIVPGQRYGFINAIDRKPGFSPPETPPSIAIPHPWTRSVNGICFLETPKKERERLGYDLYGPWEGDLIGCEYDTRRLVRISLEEVDGIMQGAVYPMTVDPPQDVEKGLLGPISCAVAPDGDVYIGNIRDAGWGGGNNIGSFTKLRPKSVHLPLGIDEVTATPAGFKVRFTDQVDATRGGLPTNYTVASYTRVSTPAYGGDDQQRRLESVLKVDLSQDRLEATITLEAPLREGFVYEIFLDDEIAGDQGKLWPKEAHYTLRKLKAP; this is encoded by the coding sequence ATGCGTCACTTTGCTTTTGCGTTCACTTTCGCCCTGCTGCTTTCATTTGGCATCTCCGGTCCACTGCTAGCTCAATTTGAAGAAGACTTTCGCTCTGGCCTGATCACCACAATCCAGGGAAGCGATGGCTCGAATTGCGTTCGTATCGATCCCACGATCTCGTTCAACTGGCAGCGCGGAGCGCCGGACATCCGCGTCAGCGATGGCAAGTTCAGCGCACGCTGGGACGGACTGCTTTTGAGTCGCACCTCAGGCAACTACACGCTCTACGCCTATGTCTGCGGCAAGGTCCGGATTCAACTGGAAGGACAGATCGTTCTCGAGGCCAATACGAAAACGCCCCAGTGGGTCGCCGGCAAGCCACTGGCCATGAAGTTCGACTGGCATCCACTTCAAATCGATTTCGCCAAGACACAACCTGATGCCCAGCTGCGTTTGTTCTGGGCCGGCCCTGACTTTCCGCTGGAACCAATCTCCGCGGAGTATTTCTACCACGACATCGACAAGACAATCGAGCAGCCGTTTAATCGTGGTCGCGAACTGATCGCCGGTTACCGCTGCACGTCATGCCACGACGTTCAACAACAACCGCCTGCGGTGAAAGCTCCTTCGCTGGCGAAGCTGGATGGGAATCTTTCCGAGAGTTGGCTGCGAACCTGGCTGAGTAGCGACGAAAAAGAAACCGATACGCTGCGCAGGATGCCCCACTTCGATCTTTCCGACGACGATGTCAAAGCGGTTGCCGAGTACCTGATGTCGGAATCTCAGCCGCGCGGCAAAGCAAAGGACTTGCCGGTAAAGGGCTCGGCTGCCAGTGGCCAGAACCTGGTACTTAGCCTGGGATGCACCGCATGCCACAAGGTCGGAGAACTAGGTCGCGCCGATGTCATGGGTGGCCCTAATCTGACCGACATCGCGGTGAAACGCCCCAAGGAGTTCTTTGCCACCTGGCTTAAGGATCCGGCCAAGCTAAATCCGGATCATCGCATGCCGGTGTACGACCTGAATGATAAGCAGCGCGACGACATCACGGCCTTCCTGGTAACGCTTACCAAAGACAGGTCGATTGCGAAGACACCCGTACGAGGATTCAACGATCTGCTGGTACAGCGAGGGCGCGAGGTCGTTGCCGCCAACCGCTGTAACACGTGCCACACGCTTCCAGGCGATTCCAAACAAGCCAGCCACACACTTCAGGTAGCACTTGCCCCCGGCAACTTGTGGCAGGCCGGTTGCATGGATCAACCCAATCCCCAAAAAGGACAACCTGGTTATCGGCTGCCCAAAGAAGACCAGGAAGCCATCGCAACGTATATTCGGGAAGTATCTCGGGCCAAACACGCCAAGTCCGATACGCCTGACGCGGCCTGGGTTCTTACGAAAAACAACTGCTTCGCTTGTCATCCTCGTGGAACGAATTTGGGGCTAAATAAGACCGCAAAGGAAGTTACTGATGCGCATGCGAACCTGGCATCACAACTTCCCGCGATGGTGCCTCCTTCGCTCAACAGCATTGGCGACAAACTGCATGACGAAGCCCTCCTGGCAGCTATTCGGCGCAGCGAAGGAAACCATCGACCTTGGCTCAAAGTCCAGATGCCCAAGTTCCAGCTCTCGGCCGAAGAACAGCAAGCTCTAGTCAACTATTTCGTAACGCAGGATCGTATTCCGGATAACGCGCCGGCCTCGCTCGAAATCCCTGAACTGGAAGGCCTGGCGGCCACCGTCGCAGGGTCACGTCTGGTGACGACCGACGGTTTCGGCTGTACCAGTTGCCATCAGGTGGGCAAGATGATCCCGCCCAAGGCACCCCTGAATGCCAAGGGACCTGACCTGTCGATGCTGGGCAAGCGCATTCGCGAACCGTGGTTCTATCGCTGGGTTCACGATCCGGCTCGAATCGTTCCCCGCATGGAAATGCCCAGCGTCAAATTGCCTGTCCAAGGCGTTCTCGATAACAACGTCGATACCCAGCTCGCCGCCGTCTGGAAGGTGCTCAACACGCCTGACTTTACCCCACCCAAACCAGACCCTGTCCGTATCGTCCGGTTTAATGGTACACGCAGCGAAACCTCGCGTCCGATCGTACTGACCGACGTGATTAAGCTGAGCGACAAGGATGTCCTGGTCAAACCGCTGCTGGTTGGTCTGCCCAATCGCAACAACGTGCTTTATGACCTGGAGAGTGGGAAGTTACTGCAGTGGTGGGTCGGTGATGTCGCTCGTCAGCGCAGCGAAGGCAAGACCTGGCACTGGGAGATCGGTGCCCGAGGCCTCCTCACTGATGTCCGGCAACAGCCTGAAATTCGCCTGTTGGTCGATAAGAAAGATACCCCGCCTGAACCAGCTCGCGACGGTCAATTCATCACCCGATTCAATGAACTTCGCTACGAAGAAGACAAGTTGATCTGGTCCCATACGCTGCATTTTGTACACGGCTCGGACGAATACGCCATCGAAGTTGTGGAAACGTGGCAGCCAATCTGGACCGAAGACGGAAAGCCGATCAATGGCTTCCATCGCACGATGCAGTTCCAAAATGTTCCCGAAGGAGGAAGCATCGTCCTTCATCTTCCGCAGGAAACACTCGCAGGTGCCCTCCTCCGCGACCGCAACTCGATCGATGACCAACCGGCCCAGCGTTTCGAAGCGGGCAACATCTCCTTCGATATCAAAAAGCAACCCAACATCTTTTATGGCGACGACGCGACCGTTTGGCTGCGACCTGGCGAGAACCGCACGATTGACATGACGGTGCGGCTCGACCTGCCTGGCGAAACGCTTGCCGAGCAGCCTCCTGTTCCCGTTCGTAAGTCAAACGCTGTGTCCCTCGACATCGTCCCGGGATGGTCTGCGACACGTCTGCCCATCACGACCGAAATGATGCCCATCGCCATGGATTGGCAGCCGGATGGGGCCCTGATTGCCGGTTCACTCAAAGGCCGATTGTGGAAATTGATCGACACCGACGGCGATGGCCTGGAAGATACCTACTCGCAGTTCGGTGACGAATACGCAGCCCCTTACGGTATCAGGGCGTACGACAAGTACGTCGATGTGGTCAACAAGTACGCCCTGCTTCGTTTGTGGGATCAGGACGGAGACGGGGTGGTCGAGAAGGTAACCAACCTGTCTCACGGCTGGGGACATACCGACGACTATCACGACTGGGTCGTCGGCTTGCCACGCGATGAAGAAGGCAACTATTACCTGGCCATCCCTTGCCAGCAAGACAAACGCACGGCGGAAGCGGCCGCGTTGCGTGGGACTGTGCTCAAGTTAATTCCTGACACGCTCGATCCAGTCGAGCAATCATTCCGAATCGAGGAGCTTACGGCTGGCCATCGCTTCCCGATGGGCATCGCTCGTAACAACCGCGGCGAGCTGTATGTGACGGACAACCAAGGGAACTTCAATCCGTTCAACGAATTGAACCACATCGTGCCGGGCCAACGCTATGGCTTTATCAACGCCATCGATCGCAAGCCGGGATTCTCTCCGCCAGAGACACCTCCATCGATCGCCATTCCGCATCCTTGGACACGTAGCGTGAACGGTATCTGCTTCCTCGAGACCCCCAAGAAGGAACGCGAACGGCTGGGCTACGACCTATACGGCCCCTGGGAAGGAGACCTGATTGGCTGTGAATACGATACCCGCCGCTTGGTTCGCATAAGCCTGGAAGAGGTTGATGGCATCATGCAGGGTGCCGTCTATCCGATGACAGTCGATCCTCCGCAAGATGTCGAAAAAGGACTCCTTGGTCCAATCAGTTGCGCGGTCGCTCCAGACGGGGATGTCTATATCGGCAACATTCGTGACGCCGGCTGGGGTGGTGGGAACAACATTGGCTCGTTCACGAAACTGCGTCCCAAGTCGGTTCACCTGCCGCTTGGCATCGACGAAGTAACGGCGACGCCGGCGGGCTTCAAAGTTCGCTTCACCGACCAGGTCGATGCCACACGCGGCGGTTTGCCAACCAACTACACGGTGGCATCGTATACCCGCGTTTCGACTCCGGCCTACGGCGGCGACGACCAACAGCGTCGGCTGGAAAGCGTCCTGAAAGTCGACCTTTCCCAAGACCGGCTGGAAGCGACCATCACGCTGGAAGCTCCCCTTCGGGAAGGTTTCGTCTACGAGATCTTCCTAGACGACGAAATCGCCGGAGATCAAGGCAAGCTGTGGCCGAAGGAAGCCCACTATACGCTACGCAAACTGAAAGCGCCGTAG
- the speA gene encoding biosynthetic arginine decarboxylase: MLKENGNRWTAADSTDLYEVDRWGKGYFSVSDEGHLLVHPSKTPESGIDLKTVVDRLEARGIDLPILLRFSEILQNRLQDINNAFTNAISDYDYQNKYSCIYPIKVNQQRHVVEEVLDYGRPYGFGLEAGSKPELLAVIAMTDENTPIICNGFKDEEYIEIAMYGQKLGRTIIPVVEKYTELGLILKTAEEIGVRPKIGFRVKLASRGKGRWSASGGYHSKFGLTVTEVLRALDELKSRGMEDCFNLLHYHQGSQVSNIRYVKAALIEAARIYVDLVKRGAGLKYLDVGGGLGVDYDGSQTDFHSSMNYTLDEYARDVVSHVQSICNEAGVPHPHLLSESGRAVVAFHSVLVFGTLGVAEQGLGELKQEFDENTPAPLRDLKEAYASVGPRTVLESFHDAQMALDMALSMFGNGNLSLEQRSEAETLYWNLCFKIRGLISELDHVPEEFEGLDRMLCDTYFCNFSLFQSLPDNWAINQLFPIMPIHRLDEEPQRHAVIGDITCDSDGKIDQFIDRRHVKRTLQLHRYDGKPYYMGAFLVGAYQEVLGDLHNLFGDTNAVHVELDDQGQPSFTHIIKGDTVQEVLHYMQFNEEELTRQMQRSVEQSIKRGAIEAKEAGTIMKFYESGLRGYTYLE, translated from the coding sequence ATGCTGAAAGAGAATGGCAACCGGTGGACCGCCGCCGATTCTACCGATCTGTACGAAGTTGACCGGTGGGGAAAAGGCTATTTCAGCGTCAGTGACGAAGGGCACCTGTTGGTCCACCCGTCGAAGACTCCTGAGAGCGGGATTGACCTGAAGACCGTGGTCGACCGTCTCGAGGCCCGTGGCATCGACCTGCCGATCCTGCTGCGCTTTAGCGAGATCCTGCAGAACCGGTTGCAGGATATCAACAACGCATTTACGAATGCCATCTCTGACTACGACTACCAAAACAAGTATTCGTGCATCTACCCGATCAAAGTAAACCAGCAGCGGCACGTGGTGGAGGAAGTCCTGGACTATGGCCGACCGTATGGCTTCGGACTGGAAGCCGGTAGCAAGCCAGAGCTATTGGCCGTGATTGCGATGACGGATGAAAACACGCCGATCATCTGCAACGGATTCAAGGACGAAGAGTACATCGAGATCGCCATGTACGGCCAGAAGCTAGGCCGGACGATCATCCCCGTGGTCGAGAAGTACACCGAGCTTGGGCTCATTCTGAAGACGGCCGAAGAGATCGGCGTTCGTCCGAAAATTGGTTTCCGTGTGAAGCTTGCCTCCCGCGGAAAGGGACGTTGGTCGGCCAGTGGCGGCTATCACAGTAAGTTCGGCCTGACCGTGACGGAAGTCCTGCGGGCCTTGGACGAACTCAAATCGCGCGGTATGGAAGACTGCTTCAACCTGTTGCACTATCACCAGGGAAGCCAGGTGAGCAACATCCGCTACGTGAAAGCGGCGTTGATCGAAGCGGCTCGCATTTATGTCGACCTGGTCAAGCGAGGCGCCGGCCTGAAGTATCTGGATGTCGGTGGTGGTTTGGGTGTCGACTACGACGGTTCACAAACCGACTTCCATTCCAGTATGAATTACACGTTGGACGAATATGCTCGCGACGTGGTCTCGCACGTTCAGTCGATCTGCAATGAAGCTGGGGTTCCCCATCCGCACTTGTTGTCGGAAAGCGGGCGCGCGGTCGTGGCGTTTCACAGTGTGTTGGTCTTTGGCACGCTTGGTGTTGCCGAGCAAGGTCTGGGCGAACTGAAGCAGGAATTCGACGAAAATACGCCGGCACCATTGCGCGACTTGAAAGAAGCGTATGCCTCGGTCGGTCCACGGACTGTCCTGGAAAGCTTCCATGATGCTCAGATGGCACTCGATATGGCCTTGTCGATGTTCGGCAACGGCAACCTCAGCTTAGAGCAACGTAGCGAAGCCGAAACGTTGTACTGGAATCTCTGCTTCAAGATTCGTGGGCTCATCAGCGAACTGGATCACGTGCCGGAGGAATTCGAAGGCCTCGATCGGATGCTGTGCGATACCTACTTCTGCAACTTCTCGCTGTTTCAGTCATTGCCAGATAACTGGGCGATTAACCAGTTGTTCCCCATCATGCCGATTCACCGTCTGGACGAAGAGCCACAGCGGCATGCCGTGATCGGTGATATTACCTGCGACAGTGACGGCAAGATCGACCAGTTCATCGATCGTCGTCATGTGAAGCGAACCCTGCAACTGCATCGCTACGACGGTAAGCCCTACTATATGGGTGCCTTCCTCGTCGGAGCCTATCAGGAAGTGCTGGGCGACCTGCATAACTTATTCGGCGATACGAATGCGGTGCACGTCGAACTGGACGACCAGGGCCAGCCTTCCTTCACGCATATCATCAAGGGTGATACGGTACAGGAAGTGTTGCATTACATGCAGTTCAACGAAGAAGAGTTGACCCGCCAGATGCAGCGCAGCGTCGAGCAATCGATCAAACGCGGGGCCATCGAGGCCAAGGAAGCAGGCACGATCATGAAGTTCTATGAATCGGGCCTGCGTGGTTACACCTACTTGGAGTAA
- a CDS encoding formylglycine-generating enzyme family protein produces MPAERNNSKTLLALGVICLLSGVGIYFTFGRNADSTPPSLSIDSSTEKTPSSEPILIPSGTYLIGCDTGPRDARPARRIQLMPFHIDPTEVTNAMFAKFVQATGYQTDANRKGYSLCFDKRSRQFVRQEGANWQHPDGPDSSILGKETFPVIHVSWYDANAYAKWAGKSLPTEFQWEAAARGQSLSGDFPWPRGTKQEAHQLGNLWQGEFPLHDKALDEHHGIAPVATFPASQHNLFDLAGNVAEWTSSYYAEDSYDLIGETDPTGPNQGEMRVTRGGSWLSSDQTGVSEAAVWYRGKLTPETSTNFTGFRCVSRSE; encoded by the coding sequence ATGCCTGCTGAGCGAAACAACTCGAAAACCCTCTTAGCGTTAGGCGTGATCTGCCTGCTCTCAGGCGTCGGTATCTACTTCACCTTCGGACGGAACGCCGATTCGACGCCTCCTTCGCTATCGATCGATTCCAGTACCGAAAAAACTCCCTCATCCGAGCCGATCTTGATCCCAAGCGGCACGTACCTGATTGGCTGTGATACGGGTCCACGTGATGCGCGACCGGCACGACGCATCCAGTTAATGCCGTTTCACATCGATCCCACCGAAGTCACCAACGCGATGTTTGCCAAGTTCGTTCAGGCAACCGGCTACCAAACTGACGCGAACCGCAAGGGATATAGTCTTTGCTTTGACAAACGTTCCCGCCAGTTTGTTCGCCAGGAAGGAGCAAACTGGCAACATCCTGATGGCCCCGATTCGTCAATTCTGGGCAAAGAGACCTTCCCGGTCATTCATGTCTCCTGGTACGACGCGAATGCCTACGCCAAGTGGGCTGGCAAGAGCTTGCCTACCGAGTTCCAGTGGGAAGCTGCTGCTCGCGGGCAGTCACTAAGTGGAGACTTTCCCTGGCCGCGCGGTACGAAGCAGGAAGCCCATCAACTGGGAAACCTCTGGCAAGGTGAATTTCCCCTGCATGATAAAGCCCTGGACGAGCATCACGGTATCGCACCGGTGGCCACTTTTCCGGCATCCCAGCACAATCTTTTTGACCTGGCTGGGAATGTGGCCGAATGGACTTCCAGCTATTACGCCGAAGACAGCTATGACCTGATCGGCGAAACCGATCCGACCGGCCCCAACCAGGGCGAGATGCGTGTCACCCGCGGCGGAAGCTGGCTCAGTTCCGACCAGACAGGCGTAAGCGAAGCAGCCGTCTGGTATCGCGGAAAACTGACGCCTGAGACAAGCACTAACTTTACCGGTTTTCGCTGCGTCTCGCGTAGCGAATAA
- a CDS encoding aldo/keto reductase, with translation MLKRPLGNTGFQLGPIGFGAFKIGRNAKIKYPRPYDLPSDEEVANLLDGLIDLGIEHFDTAPAYGISEQRVGNWLSGRDAPVVVSTKVGELFEDGESRYVFDEASVRASVANSLRLLRRDVLDIVLIHTPHDDVAVLKETPVVQTLQSLKEAGDIRAIGLSGKTPQAATMALDWADLLMVEFSAEDAAHAAVIEEAARREIGVLVKKGLASGHLPADQAIPFVLNQTGVTSLVVGGLNLKHMADNLRIAEAALSQESL, from the coding sequence ATGCTCAAACGCCCCCTCGGAAACACTGGCTTCCAACTAGGCCCAATCGGATTTGGTGCCTTTAAGATCGGCCGCAACGCGAAGATCAAGTATCCTCGCCCCTACGACCTTCCCAGCGATGAGGAAGTTGCCAATCTCCTGGATGGGTTGATCGACCTGGGGATCGAGCACTTCGATACGGCTCCCGCATACGGCATTAGCGAACAGCGAGTTGGCAATTGGCTTAGCGGGCGCGATGCGCCGGTTGTCGTTTCGACCAAAGTGGGCGAGTTGTTCGAGGATGGCGAGTCGCGATACGTCTTTGACGAAGCATCAGTCCGGGCCAGCGTGGCCAACAGCTTACGGCTCTTGCGGCGTGATGTGCTTGACATAGTGCTGATTCACACGCCGCATGATGACGTGGCGGTGCTGAAAGAGACGCCGGTTGTCCAGACGCTTCAATCCTTGAAAGAGGCGGGAGACATTCGAGCGATTGGACTCTCAGGCAAAACGCCCCAAGCGGCGACGATGGCATTGGACTGGGCCGACCTGCTGATGGTCGAGTTCAGTGCGGAAGACGCCGCGCATGCCGCGGTCATCGAGGAGGCCGCTCGTCGCGAGATTGGTGTCTTGGTGAAGAAGGGCCTTGCCTCGGGGCATCTGCCTGCCGACCAGGCCATTCCTTTCGTTCTCAATCAAACCGGCGTGACGAGCCTTGTTGTGGGTGGACTCAACCTGAAGCATATGGCTGATAATCTGCGGATCGCTGAGGCCGCATTGTCACAAGAGTCGCTGTAG
- a CDS encoding ferredoxin → MSEPIKPHPENVEGPFYVEYGCCTACDVPMVEAPGLFAYDSDNHCYLKRQPNTAEEITNAIGAAWNAELQCIRYRGDDADVLRRLAELDLRQLCDVAPPTGIVPCYRNHVTFVSEGDNASRLAKKFQKYLISLNVDGMREFRFREIEESGSSAAFAFAWYDDDFHDVYFSTIKEPKLRWHIWHPVANSLSGRGVGNLVFNWLSSDFECNDVRWYTEFDWNDSNRFQRTPW, encoded by the coding sequence ATGAGTGAGCCAATCAAGCCCCATCCAGAGAACGTCGAAGGTCCGTTCTATGTCGAGTATGGCTGCTGCACAGCGTGTGATGTGCCAATGGTTGAGGCGCCAGGGCTCTTCGCATACGACTCCGACAACCATTGCTATTTGAAGCGTCAACCGAATACGGCGGAAGAAATTACCAATGCCATCGGTGCGGCATGGAATGCAGAGCTCCAATGCATTCGATATCGAGGAGACGATGCAGACGTTCTCCGTAGGCTTGCTGAACTTGACCTACGTCAATTATGCGATGTTGCTCCGCCGACCGGTATTGTGCCGTGCTATCGAAACCACGTGACATTTGTCTCTGAGGGCGATAACGCCAGCCGGCTTGCGAAAAAGTTTCAGAAGTACCTCATTTCGCTCAACGTCGATGGCATGCGTGAGTTCAGATTTCGGGAAATTGAAGAGTCTGGCAGCAGTGCGGCATTTGCATTCGCGTGGTATGACGACGACTTTCACGACGTTTACTTTTCCACTATTAAAGAACCAAAGCTTCGGTGGCACATTTGGCATCCTGTAGCTAATTCCCTTAGTGGGCGCGGCGTGGGCAATCTTGTATTCAATTGGCTGTCGAGTGATTTTGAGTGTAATGATGTAAGGTGGTATACGGAGTTTGACTGGAACGACTCGAATCGATTCCAAAGGACACCGTGGTAA
- a CDS encoding secondary thiamine-phosphate synthase enzyme YjbQ produces the protein MNDSSTSKKEMMFDPRPQTVVCNAVCLGNAMHITASVFINDNESGLHQDYDRWLEELVPFNPGTDPASGGYLHNRTGEDNADAHHKRQIMGREVVVAITKGKLHLGPWEHIFYYEFDGRRRKRILVKIIGE, from the coding sequence ATGAACGATTCCTCCACGAGCAAGAAGGAGATGATGTTTGACCCTCGACCACAAACGGTAGTGTGTAACGCGGTGTGTTTGGGGAACGCCATGCACATCACGGCGAGCGTCTTCATCAACGATAACGAAAGCGGACTGCATCAGGACTACGATCGCTGGCTGGAAGAACTGGTTCCCTTCAACCCCGGCACCGACCCGGCCAGCGGCGGCTACCTGCACAACCGTACCGGCGAAGACAACGCCGACGCGCATCACAAACGGCAAATTATGGGGCGGGAAGTGGTGGTGGCGATTACCAAAGGGAAGCTGCACTTGGGGCCGTGGGAGCATATTTTTTACTACGAGTTTGATGGGCGACGGCGGAAGCGGATCTTGGTGAAGATTATTGGGGAGTAA
- a CDS encoding FAD-dependent oxidoreductase has protein sequence MEKVHVNALIIGGGATGLWLLDQLRHEGRSALLVESKSLGTGQTIAAQGILHSGLKYSLQGLLTASAREAREMPAIWRKCLEGNSLPNLSQTDIRSQSFYLWGTNSASSKLGMWGARLGLQVTPQAVSPHNAPALLKGCSGSIFSVAEQVISCESLLANLAETNQKQIVQVAEDQGTEIRLGSDGRVQSIVLNSPDGQQVEVIADWNVFSAGKGNAPLRAAAGLDSRKQQTRPLHMVMVRGGLPEFYGHCVDGATTRVSITSAKRSDGEVVWQVGGKIAEDGVSIDRDDLIALARTELLETMPRLSLEDASWATYRVDRAEGITMTGGRPDSFRIEKEGNVLTAWPTKLVLVPQLIRGLSNTVGSVPARDTEELDKLASWARPAVAKAPWDREQAWTSLTLSQSTAAA, from the coding sequence ATGGAAAAAGTTCACGTCAACGCATTGATTATTGGTGGCGGAGCCACTGGGCTTTGGCTGCTTGATCAATTGCGGCACGAGGGGCGTTCGGCGCTATTGGTCGAATCGAAATCGCTGGGTACGGGACAAACCATTGCTGCCCAAGGGATCTTGCACAGTGGCTTGAAGTATTCGCTTCAGGGACTGCTGACGGCTTCGGCACGGGAAGCTCGCGAGATGCCTGCGATCTGGCGAAAATGTCTCGAGGGCAATTCACTGCCTAACTTATCGCAGACAGATATCCGCTCGCAGTCCTTTTATCTGTGGGGGACTAATTCAGCATCGTCTAAGCTGGGGATGTGGGGCGCTCGTTTGGGGCTTCAAGTAACTCCCCAAGCAGTCAGCCCACACAACGCCCCTGCCCTGCTCAAGGGATGCTCTGGATCAATTTTCAGTGTTGCCGAGCAGGTCATCTCGTGTGAGTCTCTGCTGGCAAATCTGGCTGAAACCAATCAGAAACAGATCGTTCAGGTCGCAGAGGATCAGGGAACGGAAATTCGTCTGGGGTCCGATGGCCGAGTCCAATCGATTGTGCTGAACTCGCCAGACGGTCAGCAGGTCGAAGTTATTGCCGACTGGAATGTCTTCTCGGCTGGTAAAGGGAATGCTCCGCTGCGTGCTGCGGCAGGCCTTGATTCACGAAAACAACAAACGCGACCGCTACACATGGTGATGGTGCGCGGCGGACTGCCAGAGTTCTACGGACACTGCGTCGACGGTGCGACGACTCGCGTCTCGATTACTTCCGCCAAGCGTAGCGATGGTGAAGTCGTATGGCAGGTTGGTGGTAAGATTGCCGAGGATGGCGTCAGCATTGATCGCGACGACTTGATTGCTCTGGCGCGGACAGAACTACTCGAAACGATGCCTCGTCTTTCACTGGAAGACGCATCCTGGGCAACGTATCGCGTCGATCGTGCCGAAGGAATCACGATGACGGGAGGACGTCCCGACTCGTTCCGCATTGAAAAAGAGGGCAATGTCCTCACAGCTTGGCCAACGAAGCTAGTGCTGGTTCCGCAATTGATCCGAGGATTATCCAATACCGTCGGTTCAGTACCGGCTCGGGATACCGAAGAGCTCGATAAACTGGCGTCATGGGCTCGTCCGGCGGTGGCAAAAGCCCCGTGGGATCGCGAGCAAGCCTGGACCTCTCTGACCCTTTCCCAGTCGACAGCAGCAGCCTAG